One Primulina huaijiensis isolate GDHJ02 chromosome 5, ASM1229523v2, whole genome shotgun sequence DNA segment encodes these proteins:
- the LOC140976694 gene encoding protein KINESIN LIGHT CHAIN-RELATED 3-like: MPGIVMEGIHGEVIGDENAKEKPGANGTFNGSLTSQCPQNGDIGDNADGLVDTSIDHLYEKVCEMQSSDQSPSRRSFGSDGDESRIDSELRHLVEGEMREVQIMEEDEEMQKPENSDLESDSGSKKESSSVEKPDNLSKNASSVLSPKTKGSAKPRIDKQNVQKASAVGFSLKKYKNSLMRNPKLQSGNESSEAGLDNPDLGPFLLKQARDLMSSGDNPRRALDLALRAAKSFEKCAGGKPSLDMVMCLHVTAAIYCSLGQYIDAVPLLEHSIEIPVIENGQDHALAKFAGYMQLGDTFAMLGQFENSISRYTNGFDFQRQVLGDNDTRVGETCRYLAEAHMQAMQFNEAQKLCQMALDTHRESGLPASLEEAADRRLMGMICESKGDHEAAIEHLVLASMAMVAVGQEKEVASIDCSIGDAYLSLNRFDEAIFAYQKALTALKSSKGENHPTVASVFVRLADLYYKTGKFRDSKSYCENALRIYEKPVPGIAPEEIASGLTDISAIYESMDEVEQALKLLQKALKIYNDAPGQQNTISGIEAQMGVMYYMLGKYSESYTSLKSATTKLRASGEKKSAFFGIALNQMGLACVQRYAVDEAMQLFEEARIILEQECGPYHPDTLGVYSNLAGTYDAFGRVDNAIEILELIVGMREEKLGTANPDVDDEKKRLAELLKEAGKVRNRKNRSLGNLLDSNHQKNTINNGSVQV; encoded by the exons ATGCCTGGGATTGTTATGGAAGGGATTCACGGTGAAGTGATTGGGGATGAAAATGCTAAGGAAAAACCGGGTGCTAATGGGACTTTTAATGGCAGTTTGACTTCCCAGTGTCCTCAGAATGGTGATATAGGTGATAATGCTGATGGGTTGGTGGATACCTCAATCGACCATCTTTACGAAAAAGTCTGTGAGATGCAGagttcagatcaatcgccatcGAGGCGTAGTTTTGGATCTGACGGAGACGAGTCTCGGATTGATTCGGAGTTACGTCATCTTGTTGAAGGAGAGATGAGAGAGGTGCAGATAATGGAAGAGGATGAAGAGATGCAGAAGCCTGAGAATAGCGATCTTGAGAGTGATTCTGGTTCTAAGAAAGAGAGTTCTTCAGTAGAGAAGCCCGACAACTTGTCAAAGAATGCTTCTTCAGTGTTAAGTCCTAAGACCAAAGGTTCAGCGAAGCCTCGCATTGATAAGCAGAATGTTCAAAAAGCATCAGCTGTAGGCTTTTCGTTAAAGAAATACAAGAATTCTCTAATGCGTAATCCAAAATTGCAGAGTGGGAATGAGAGTTCTGAAGCGGGGTTAGACAACCCTGACCTTGGGCCATTTCTGCTCAAGCAGGCTAGAGATTTGATGTCTTCTGGGGATAATCCCCGGAGAGCTCTTGACTTAGCACTGCGTGCTGCAAAATCATTTGAGAAATGTGCTGGTGGGAAGCCAAGTTTAGACATGGTAATGTGTTTGCACGTAACTGCTGCAATATACTGTAGCTTAGGCCAGTATATTGATGCTGTTCCACTTTTGGAGCATTCGATTGAGATTCCTGTGATCGAGAATGGCCAAGATCACGCCCTTGCTAAATTCGCTGGTTATATGCAGTTGGGGGATACTTTTGCGATGTTGGGTCAGTTTGAGAACTCAATTTCACGTTACACAAATGGTTTTGATTTCCAAAGGCAAGTTCTTGGAGATAATGACACTAGAGTCGGTGAGACTTGTAGGTATTTGGCTGAAGCTCACATGCAAGCAATGCAGTTTAATGAAGCTCAAAAGCTTTGTCAGATGGCTCTTGACACACATAGAGAGAGTGGTTTGCCTGCTTCCCTTGAAGAGGCGGCAGATAGAAGACTCATGGGGATGATTTGTGAATCGAAGGGTGATCATGAGGCTGCTATTGAGCATCTCGTATTAGCTAGCATGGCCATGGTGGCCGTTGGGCAGGAAAAAGAAGTGGCATCCATTGACTGCAGCATTGGGGACGCATATTTGTCTCTAAATAGGTTTGATGAGGCAATTTTCGCATATCAAAAGGCACTGACGGCTCTCAAATCCTCGAAAGGAGAAAACCATCCCACGGTTGCTTCTGTTTTTGTTCGTCTAGCTGACTTATATTACAAGACTGGAAAATTCAGGGATTCTAAATCCTACTGTGAGAATGCCCTTCGAATTTACGAAAAACCAGTTCCTGGGATTGCTCCTGAGGAAATAGCTAGTGGTCTTACTGATATCTCGGCAATATACGAGTCAATGGACGAGGTTGAACAGGCACTTAAGTTGTTACAAAAGGCACTAAAGATATATAATGACGCCCCTGGTCAGCAAAACACAATTTCTGGCATTGAAGCTCAAATGGGAGTTATGTATTACATGTTAGGGAAGTATTCCGAGTCCTACACCTCCCTTAAAAGTGCAACTACAAAGCTCCGTGCCAGTGGGGAGAAAAAATCGGCTTTCTTTGGGATCGCACTCAATCAAATGGGCCTTGCTTGTGTGCAACGCTATGCTGTGGACGAGGCAATGCAATTATTTGAAGAAGCAAGAATCATTTTGGAGCAAGAATGTGGACCATATCACCCTGATACGCTTGGAGTATACAGTAACCTTGCTGGCACGTATGATGCATTTGGCAG GGTGGATAATGCAATTGAAATTCTTGAACTCATTGTTGGGATGAGAGAAGAAAAGCTCGGGACTGCAAATCCAGACGTGGACGATGAGAAGAAGAGGTTGGCTGAACTGTTAAAGGAGGCAGGCAAGGTTCGCAACCGAAAAAACCGATCACTTGGAAACCTTCTTGATTCAAACCATCAAAAGAACACAATTAACAACGGTAGCGTTCAAGTTTGA
- the LOC140977681 gene encoding uncharacterized protein — translation MQVFELGRLEFDVRGRGHSTIVDLESKRCTCRVFDIDRIPCAHAIAASWLTKIDIYDLCSEYYSAISWCMAYSETVYPVPEENEWPRNINFPLVLPHLVEKRVGRRKQNRIPSIGEFSKT, via the coding sequence ATGCAAGTTTTTGAATTAGGTCGTCTGGAGTTTGATGTTAGGGGCCGTGGACATTCGACCATAGTCGACCTGGAATCAAAAAGATGCACATGTAGAGTATTTGATATTGATAGAATTCCATGTGCTCATGCCATTGCAGCCAGTTGGTTAACGAAGATTGATATATATGATCTGTGTTCAGAGTACTATTCTGCGATTTCATGGTGCATGGCTTACTCAGAGACTGTTTACCCTGTTCCGGAAGAAAATGAATGGCCACGCAACATTAATTTTCCATTGGTGTTGCCTCATTTGGTAGAGAAGAGAGTTggtagaagaaaacaaaatagaaTTCCTTCTATCGGCGAATTCAGCAAAACATAG